TTGGCGAGGCGCACCTTGCGCTTGCCGGCAAGCCACTCCACGCACACGCATAGGTTTAGAAGGGATCAAAAATCATGAGCGAAGTAGTTCTTCCAGCACTCGGTGAGTCTGTAACCGAGGGAACCGTGACCCGTTGGCTTAAGAAGGTCGGCGACACCGTTGCAGTTGACGAGCCACTAGTTGAGGTTTCAACGGACAAGGTAGATACCGAGATCCCCTCGCCATTTGCTGGAGTAGTGCAGCAGATCCTGGTCCAGGAGGACGAGACCGTAGCGGTTGGAGCTGTGCTGGCAATCGTTGGAGATGGCGCAGCTGCTCCGGCTCCAGTAGCTGAAGTTCCGGCCCCAGTTGCGGCAGCACCTGCCGAGCCTGCCCCAGTAGTGGCTCCCCCGGTCGTTGCCGCTCCAGTTGTTACACCTCCGGTTGTTGCCGCACCAGCTGCACCTGTTGTCGCAGCTCCAGTCGTGTCCGCACCCGTTGCTCCGGCTGTGGTTTCTACTCCAGCTCCAGTTGTTGCCGAGCCAGCTGAGTCCGACCCTAACTACGTGACCCCAATCGTTCGCAAACTCGCAAACGACATGGGAGTAAACCTTGCAAACATCGCCGGCACTGGTGTCGGCGGTCGAATTCGCAAGGAAGATGTGCTTGCAGCTGGTTCGCGTCCAACCGCTCCCGTGATTTCGGCACCGGTTGCATCAGCACCTGCACCACTGGTTGCTTCTCCGCTTCGTGGAACCACCGAGCCGATGTCCAGGCTTAGAAAGGTCTTGGCAGAGCGTGCAGTTGCGTCGATGCAGCAGACCGCTCAGCTAACCACCGTGGTTGAGGTCGACGTAACCCGAATTGCTTCCTTGCGTAAGCGAGTTCAGGGTGAGTTCGTCCAGAAGACAGGTGTCAAGCTGAACTTCATGCCTTTCTTCACCCTCGCTGCTGCTGAGGCGCTCGCAGCGCATCCAAAGATCAACTCCAGCGTTGATGGGGACAGTATCGTCTA
The genomic region above belongs to Aquiluna sp. KACHI24 and contains:
- the sucB gene encoding 2-oxoglutarate dehydrogenase, E2 component, dihydrolipoamide succinyltransferase; amino-acid sequence: MSEVVLPALGESVTEGTVTRWLKKVGDTVAVDEPLVEVSTDKVDTEIPSPFAGVVQQILVQEDETVAVGAVLAIVGDGAAAPAPVAEVPAPVAAAPAEPAPVVAPPVVAAPVVTPPVVAAPAAPVVAAPVVSAPVAPAVVSTPAPVVAEPAESDPNYVTPIVRKLANDMGVNLANIAGTGVGGRIRKEDVLAAGSRPTAPVISAPVASAPAPLVASPLRGTTEPMSRLRKVLAERAVASMQQTAQLTTVVEVDVTRIASLRKRVQGEFVQKTGVKLNFMPFFTLAAAEALAAHPKINSSVDGDSIVYHPTENISFAVDTERGLLTPVIRSAGSLNIAQIAQQIADLADRTRNNQLKPDELSGGTFTLTNTGSRGALFDTPVVFLPQSAILGTGIVTKRPAVVTDAEGNESIAIRSLVYLALSYDHRTIDGADASRFLTDVKARLEAGAFEANLGI